In Candidatus Binataceae bacterium, the genomic stretch GGGCCCGCCGCCTGGGCGGCGGGCCCGCCCCCTCGCGCGGCTGTGCTGGCGCCGTAGTGCGCGCCGACCGCGGCCGCATCCTCGCCGCTCTCGGCGATTATCGCGACCACGACTCCACACTCGACCGTCGCGCCCTCCGGAAACAGCGCCGCCGCAAGTGTGCCCGAGGCCGGGGCCTCGACTTCATACAGCACCTTTTCCGTCTCGACTTCATACAGCGGCTCGCCCGCCTGCACGCTGTCGCCCTGAGCCTTGAAATAGCGCTGGATCGTGCCCTCCTGCATCGTAAGGCCGAATTTGGGCATGGTCACTTCGACGGACATGGGACTCTCACCGGGACATGGATGTTCGGTCTGCTGTAAAGAGGATGGATTCGCATCGCAGAGAAGGGCGCGGCCGACTCGAGATTCAGCGCCCCGCCAATTCGCGCACCGCGGCCTCGATCCGCGTGTCGTCGGCGATCGCGGCCTTTTCCAGCGGCGGGCTGAAGGGAATCGGGACGTCGAGCGAGGTCACGCGCCGCGGCGGCGCATCGAGCAGATCGAATCCTTTCTCCACGATGAGCGCCGAGAGATCGGCCGCCGCGCCGCCGCGCAGATGCCCTTCGTCGGCGATCACGACCCGATTCGTCTTGGCGACGGATTGCAGGATTATGTCCTCATCCAGCGGCACCAGCGTGCGCGGATCGACGACCTCGACGCTGATGCCGTCGGCGGCGAGCCGTTCCGCGGCCTTGAGCGCCTTGGGCACCATCGCGCCGATAGCGACCACGGTCACGTTGTCGCCCGCGCGCTTGATCGCGCCCTTGCCGAGCGGCACCAGATGATCTCCGGGGGGCATTTCCTCGCGCAGGCGTCCGAGTGCGAGATGCTCGAAGACGATCACCGGGCTGTCGTCGCGGATCGCACTTTTCAGGATTCCCTTGACGTCGGAGGGCGACGAGGGCATCGCGAGCTTTAATCCCGGCACGCTCAGGAACTGCGCGTACACGGTTTCGGAATGCTGCGCGGCCGCGCCACCGACCGCTCCATACACGGCCCTGAAGGTTATCGGCAGCCGGGCCTGGCCGCCCGACATGTAACGCAGCTTGGCGGCCTGGTTACACACCTGGTCCATCGCACAATAGAAGAAGCTCGCGAACTCGACCTCGCAAATCGGGCGCGTGCCGGCCATCGCCGCGCCCACCGCCGCTCCGACGAAGCCCGCCTCCGAGATTGGAGTGTTGCGCACGCGTCCCGAACCGTACTTCTTGTGCAACCCGCGAGTCGCGCCGAACGCGGCCAGGACCACGTCCTCGCCCATAACGAAGGTGAGCGGATCGCGCGCCATCTCTTCGTCGATCGCCTGATTGATCGCCTGTATGTAACTGACCTGCGCCATCGTCCTTACCTCGTTCTGCGTTCGAGTCGCTTTTTCCGCGCGCGCACCTAAGCGAAAACGTCGTCCGCGACTTCGGACGGATCGGGCAGTGGGGCCTGGCGCGCAAACTCGACCGCAGCTTCGAGTTCGGCTTGCGTCTCGTTGACGATCCGGTCGAGTTCGGTCTTGCTGATTTTGCCGCTCTCGAGCACGAATTTTTCAAATTTAATCAGCGGACATTTCTTTTTCCAGGATTCGATCTCCGCTTCGCTGCGGTAGGCAGCCGAGCCAAGAAAAGCCTGTTCGCCAACCACGTGCCCCTCCCAGCGGTAAGTCTTGCACTCGAGCAGCGTCGGCCCTTCGCCGCCCCGCGCCCGCGCGATCGCTTCGCTCGCGTAACGATAGACCTCGAAGACGTCGTTGCCGTCCACGATGTGCCCGGGAATCGCGTAGCCATGCGCGCGCTCCGCGATGTCCTTGACCGAGGTCACGGTTTCCATCGGGGTGAATTCGCCGAAGCCGTTGTTCTCGCACACGAAGACCACCGGCAGTTTCCACACCGCGGCGAGATTGAGCGATTCGTGAAAGGTGCCTTCGTTGGATGCGCCGTCGCCGAAAAAGCAGGCGGTTACGTCGTCGCGTCCGGCGATTTGCGCGGCCAGCGCCGAGCCGGCCGCGATCGGCAAGCCGGCGCCGACGATTCCGTTGGCGCCCAGGATGCCGAGCGAGAAATCGACGATATGCATCGAGCCGCCCTTGCCCTTGCAGTAGCCCTCGCGCTTGCCGTAAAGCTCGGCCATCATGCGGTCGAGCCTGCCGCCCTTGGCAATCAAATGGCTGTGGCCGCGATGGGTCGAGGTGATGCGGTCGGTTTTGCGCAACGCCGCGCACACGCCAGTCGCGCTCGCCTCCTCGCCAATCGAGACGTGCACGAAGCCCGGCAGCTCGTTGGCGATCGCGAGATCGCGCACCCGTCCCTCGAACTGCCGAATCCGCTGCATCGAGCGGTACATGTCGAGCATCAAGTCTTTGCCGAGGTCCATCGCCGGTAAAACCTCCTCGTGGCGGCGAGCGCTCAAAGCGGCCAGCGCGCCGGCGAGAGCGAAGGTATTACCGTTCGGACCCAGCGTCAAACGAACTTCGGTTCTTCATCCCGCGCCGGCCGTGCTAGAGATGACAACCGCTATGACGCCCGCGAGCAGCATCGCAAGCACCGCCGCGACCCGTTCGCGCACCGGCGCTTCGGCACGGCGACGAAGGAACGGGCGTTCGGGGGCCGCCGGCGCGGTCGAGCGGCGCACAGTCGGGCGGATACTCAGGCTTTTGCGGCGCGAAGCGCCGCGATGGAACGCGCCAGTGATGGCTCTGGAGGCCGCCCAGCACGGCGACCCGTTTCGCGTGCTTATCGGGTGCATCCTGAGCCTGCGCACGCGGGACGAAACCACCGCCGAGGCCGCGCCGCGATTGTTCGCCGCGGCGGCGGGGCCGCAGGCGATGCTCGCGCTCGGCGAAGATGCGATCGCGCGGCTCATCTATCCGGTCGGCTTCTATCGCACCAAGGCCGCCGTGATCGTCGGAATCTGCCGCGAGCTGATAACGCGTTTCGGTTCGCGGGTGCCCGATTCGATCGACGCGTTGCTGATGCTCAAGGGCGTGGGCCGCAAGACTGCCAACCTGGTCGTAACCCAGGCCTACGGTAAACCCGGCATCTGCGTCGATACGCACGTCCATCGGATCTCCAACCGATGGGGCCTGGTCACAACGCGCACGCCGGATAAAACCGAAGCCGCGCTTCGCGCGGCGCTGCCCCGCCGATACTGGATCGAATACAATACGTTGCTCGTGGCCTTCGGTCAGACTATCTGCCAGCCGTTGTCGCCGTGGTGTTCGCGATGTCCGGCGGCGCGTATGTGTCCGCGCCGGGGCGTGACCCGCGCGCGGTAGGGAGTCGAAGCTAAGTCCCGCCGGCGCGATCCGCGCCCGGCCGGGAGAAAGGAATACTCTGCGATGAGCACTGACGTCGGATTTATCGGATTGGGTGCGATGGGCGAGCCGATGGCCGCCAACCTTATTGCCGCCGGATACAAGCTGCGCGTTTACAACCGCACCGCATCGAAGGCGCACGCGCTGGTCGCTGCGGGCGCAACACTCGTGGACCGGCCGGGCGACGCGGCGCAGCCGGGCGCCGTCGCGATCACGATGGTCGCTGACGACGCCGCGTTGGAGCAAGTGACGCTCGGCCCGGGCGGATTGGCCGAGCGGCTGGGACGCGGCGGAATCCATATTTCGATGAGCACGGTGGCGCCGGCAACCACGCGCCGGCTCGCGGAGCATCATGCGTCCTCCGGCAGCACTTTGATCGCATCGCCGGTATTTGGACGGCCGGACGCCGCCAAGGCCAAGCGGCTGTGGATCACGGCCTCGGGACCTGCGGCCGCGAAAACCGCGATTCGGCCGCTGCTGGAGGCGATGGGACAAGCGATTTTCGATTTCGGCGAAGAACCTGGGGCCGCCAACGTCGCCAAGCTCGCGGGCAACTTTCTTATCGCGGCGAACCTGGAAGCGATGTCGGAAGCGCTCGCGATGGTGGAAAAGCAGGGCGTCGAGCGCACGGCCGTCGCCGACCTGCTGGCGAAAACACTTTTCGCTTGTCCGATCTACCAGGGCTACGGCAAAGCGGTGGCGGAGAAGCGCTTCGAGCCGGTGGGCTTCCGGTTGCGACTGGGACTCAAGGACGTTGAATTGGCGCTCCGGACCGCATCCGAGGTCACGATGGGCCTGCCGATCGCGAGCCTGGTGCGCGATCGATTTCTCGCAAGCCTCGCCAAAGGACGCGGCGAGATGGATTGGTCGGCGATCGCGTTGAGCGTGCTTGACGACGCCGGTCTTGGTCACAAATCCTAGCCTGGGCGAGAGGGCGGGCGACGAAATCCATATAGCGGGGGTTTTTAGCGCTCATGAAGTTCGCGGCGGCCGCCGCGTTTTTGTTTGCGATGGGGCTCGTATTGGAAGGCGGGCGGGCCGGCGCAACGGACTTTTATGAGCTGCAGATTTATACCGTCGAGACCACGCCGGCGGAACATTGGTGGCTCGAACTGCATTCCATATACGTGAGTTCGGCAACGGGCGAAGAGGCAAAGGAGCAGCTACCGCTCTATCAAATCCATAACACCGGCGAGCTGACCTACGGCCTGCTGCCATGGTTGGAGGTCGGACAATATCTGTGCACCGCGCGCCTGGACCGCGGAACCTACGAATACGCAGGCTCGCGCACCAAGGTGC encodes the following:
- a CDS encoding lipoyl domain-containing protein, with translation MSVEVTMPKFGLTMQEGTIQRYFKAQGDSVQAGEPLYEVETEKVLYEVEAPASGTLAAALFPEGATVECGVVVAIIAESGEDAAAVGAHYGASTAARGGGPAAQAAGP
- a CDS encoding alpha-ketoacid dehydrogenase subunit beta; translation: MAQVSYIQAINQAIDEEMARDPLTFVMGEDVVLAAFGATRGLHKKYGSGRVRNTPISEAGFVGAAVGAAMAGTRPICEVEFASFFYCAMDQVCNQAAKLRYMSGGQARLPITFRAVYGAVGGAAAQHSETVYAQFLSVPGLKLAMPSSPSDVKGILKSAIRDDSPVIVFEHLALGRLREEMPPGDHLVPLGKGAIKRAGDNVTVVAIGAMVPKALKAAERLAADGISVEVVDPRTLVPLDEDIILQSVAKTNRVVIADEGHLRGGAAADLSALIVEKGFDLLDAPPRRVTSLDVPIPFSPPLEKAAIADDTRIEAAVRELAGR
- a CDS encoding thiamine pyrophosphate-dependent dehydrogenase E1 component subunit alpha, with protein sequence MDLGKDLMLDMYRSMQRIRQFEGRVRDLAIANELPGFVHVSIGEEASATGVCAALRKTDRITSTHRGHSHLIAKGGRLDRMMAELYGKREGYCKGKGGSMHIVDFSLGILGANGIVGAGLPIAAGSALAAQIAGRDDVTACFFGDGASNEGTFHESLNLAAVWKLPVVFVCENNGFGEFTPMETVTSVKDIAERAHGYAIPGHIVDGNDVFEVYRYASEAIARARGGEGPTLLECKTYRWEGHVVGEQAFLGSAAYRSEAEIESWKKKCPLIKFEKFVLESGKISKTELDRIVNETQAELEAAVEFARQAPLPDPSEVADDVFA
- the nth gene encoding endonuclease III; its protein translation is MTTAMTPASSIASTAATRSRTGASARRRRNGRSGAAGAVERRTVGRILRLLRREAPRWNAPVMALEAAQHGDPFRVLIGCILSLRTRDETTAEAAPRLFAAAAGPQAMLALGEDAIARLIYPVGFYRTKAAVIVGICRELITRFGSRVPDSIDALLMLKGVGRKTANLVVTQAYGKPGICVDTHVHRISNRWGLVTTRTPDKTEAALRAALPRRYWIEYNTLLVAFGQTICQPLSPWCSRCPAARMCPRRGVTRAR
- a CDS encoding NAD(P)-dependent oxidoreductase, translating into MSTDVGFIGLGAMGEPMAANLIAAGYKLRVYNRTASKAHALVAAGATLVDRPGDAAQPGAVAITMVADDAALEQVTLGPGGLAERLGRGGIHISMSTVAPATTRRLAEHHASSGSTLIASPVFGRPDAAKAKRLWITASGPAAAKTAIRPLLEAMGQAIFDFGEEPGAANVAKLAGNFLIAANLEAMSEALAMVEKQGVERTAVADLLAKTLFACPIYQGYGKAVAEKRFEPVGFRLRLGLKDVELALRTASEVTMGLPIASLVRDRFLASLAKGRGEMDWSAIALSVLDDAGLGHKS